A part of Cannabis sativa cultivar Pink pepper isolate KNU-18-1 chromosome 6, ASM2916894v1, whole genome shotgun sequence genomic DNA contains:
- the LOC133038800 gene encoding uncharacterized protein LOC133038800, producing MEQLRHILAMLNRPPTTTSAPEAPADPSTPPPAASPPVEEDEVFPDDYDPYEGAPATPIEAQPLIHVHDTESQGEILSIEAQPAVVKSRKRKRKPPVWFGDYTEMKRRHRPSSTFDPLEPPDEKLLTTFRKWCVGLIPNHRLRDLRSGDYGPGFFWIMLTPKEWLTDDHIDAAMHMLRRRRTDYPLTFPQNGIILSTFVTAMMSSAWTSHKGPRKNFKWEDYILDYCRGAHKVLF from the exons atggagcagctcagacacatattggccatgttgaatcgtccgccaacgacaacttcagcaccggaggccccagcagatccatctaccccaccaccagctgcttcacccccagtagaagaggatgaggtcttccccgacgattacgatccttatgagggagctccagcgactccgatcgaggcacaacctcttatccatgtacatgacaccgagtcgcagggtgagattctgtccatagaggcacaacctgcagtggttaagagtcggaagaggaagagaaagcctcctgtatggttcggtgactatacggagatgaagaggagacataggccatcttcgacttttgatcccctggagccaccggatgagaaattgttaaccactttccgaaagtggtgtgttggactcattccgaaccaccgacttcgggatttgagaagtggtgattatggtccaggattcttttggataatgctcacaccaaaggaatggcttacagatgac CATATAGATGCAGCAATGCATATGCTGAGGAGGCGACGCACCGACTATCCACTGACATTTCCTCAGAATGGTATCATTCTCTCCACATTCGTGACCGCCATGATGAGCAGTGCATGGACGAGCCACAAGGGTCCGAGGAAAAACTTTAAATGGGAGGATTATATCCTGGACTACTGCAGAGGGGCtcataaggtattgttttag
- the LOC115725777 gene encoding stellacyanin-like → MDGLMVRMMNKKQMKMGMFVVVMVGLLKVAAADTYTVGGDMGWTNPLFGEAAYSAWAKSNRFDVGDVIVFKWRGSNHNVAEVSKADYDSCNIRNPINGTIYKTSPVNIPLTSNNTTRYFISTIADDCTNFGQKVTISMDNQWLDDDHHNSAPSFPLNNIFLTPFFAFFLNILLLFFSP, encoded by the exons atggaTGGATTAATGGTGAGGATGATGAATAAGAAGCAAATGAAAATGGGTATGTTTGTTGTTGTTATGGTGGGTCTGCTAAAGGTGGCAGCTGCTGACACTTACACCGTCGGAGGTGATATGGGATGGACTAATCCTCTATTTGGAGAGGCAGCCTACTCTGCTTGGGCTAAATCCAACAGATTTGACGTCGGCGATGTAATTG TGTTCAAATGGAGGGGTAGTAACCATAACGTGGCCGAAGTATCAAAGGCAGATTATGATAGCTGCAACATAAGAAACCCTATCAATGGAACAATCTACAAGACCAGCCCAGTAAATATTCCCTTGACAAGTAACAACACAACTCGCTACTTCATTTCCACCATCGCTGATGACTGCACCAACTTCGGTCAAAAGGTAACCATTAGCATGGACAATCAATGGTTGGACGATGATCACCACAACTCTGCTCCTTCTTTCCCACTCAACAACATCTTCCTCACTCCCTTTTTTGCCTTTTTTCTCaacattttgttattatttttttctccctaa